AAAAGGAGGAGAAACTTTTTACTCAATTAAAAATGAGGAAGATGTTTCTAGAATCTTGATAACATATCGACGTAGTTTCGCTGACGACGCTGTTGATAGGTTTGTTGAGGCTTGGTTAGAACTCCATGCGTAACTAAAATTTTATCATCGCAATATTTATTATTCTAGATAGGTATCCATTATCTCCCGACCGATGATGAACAAAACATGAAAGAGGTTGAAAATGTATGGCTAAACCAATATATGTAAGATTTGAAGTGCCTAAAGAGCTCGGCAATAAAATTTACGAGGCAATAGAGCTTGCACGCGATACAGGTAAGTTGAGAAGAGGTACAAACGAAGTAACAAAAGCGATAGAGCGTGGGATAGCTAAGCTTGTAGTAATGGCTGAAGACGTCGAGCCTCCTGAGATATTAGCTCATTTACCGCTACTGTGCGAGGAAAAAGGAGTTGCTTACGGATACGTACCT
The genomic region above belongs to Candidatus Thermoplasmatota archaeon and contains:
- the rpl7ae gene encoding 50S ribosomal protein L7Ae, encoding MAKPIYVRFEVPKELGNKIYEAIELARDTGKLRRGTNEVTKAIERGIAKLVVMAEDVEPPEILAHLPLLCEEKGVAYGYVPKKQELGRASGLDVSSASVAITDPGNAKESVEEIIAKLAELKK